In Edaphobacter dinghuensis, a genomic segment contains:
- a CDS encoding CCA tRNA nucleotidyltransferase: protein MADYIYLLENRLSQAQQASLRTVREAARNKGLTVFLVGGAVRDLTSGSPVRDLDVAVQGNALKLKKDIEKAGGKISGEHEEGHTFYARFPDGVRMEIGSTLSVTYPKPGKPVFKSATILEDLRRRDFTANAMAISLNDGSYGLLMDPLNGVADIENRELRLVSNYGFIEEPVRMIRAVRLAARLGWHMDEKTQERYETGKKEGYISALDTFHRGYETEEIFHEEDPLRVLKRLEAEGWMKHLAPTLSAAKANVPELEKLRASHTQLQLQGIHPEGSVANFSLLTAKMAPKEVSALKKSFPRQGFVGEIEALEGEAKEFIAQFSGKGAALPSQAWKLLYSSKPEAILWAAHTAKAPAVKAKFESFYKEWPQAKQKLPHTLMQEMRIVPGVPRYEELLDKLFFELMDEKLGTVEEMKAYLEPYSPPAPPPPVHLRRARVAKKEAKPAKSRKKAVAAEGAEGVAELEASAETPVVAAAKPVKVAAAKAAAPAKKAAPVKVVAKKAAAPAKKTAAPVKKAAPVKKVVVKAPAKKSVAKKPAAPVKKVAAKKPAAKKAAPKKAPAKAVAKKAPVKVVAKAAAKKTVPVKKAPPAKKKR, encoded by the coding sequence ATGGCCGACTACATCTACCTGCTCGAAAACCGCCTCTCGCAAGCCCAGCAGGCGTCGCTACGGACGGTGCGCGAAGCTGCGCGTAACAAAGGGCTTACTGTATTTCTGGTAGGCGGAGCGGTACGTGACCTGACCAGTGGATCGCCGGTGCGCGATCTGGATGTAGCGGTTCAGGGAAATGCGCTCAAACTGAAGAAAGATATAGAGAAAGCTGGAGGCAAGATCTCCGGCGAGCATGAAGAAGGGCACACCTTCTATGCAAGATTTCCTGACGGCGTAAGGATGGAGATCGGCAGCACGCTGTCGGTGACCTATCCCAAGCCGGGCAAGCCGGTGTTCAAATCGGCGACGATTCTCGAAGATTTGCGGAGGCGTGACTTCACCGCCAACGCGATGGCGATCTCCCTGAATGATGGTTCATATGGTTTGCTGATGGATCCGCTGAACGGAGTGGCTGACATCGAAAACCGTGAACTGCGATTGGTGAGCAACTACGGCTTTATTGAAGAACCGGTGCGGATGATTCGTGCGGTTCGGCTGGCGGCACGTCTGGGTTGGCACATGGACGAGAAGACCCAGGAGCGCTACGAGACTGGCAAGAAGGAAGGCTATATCTCGGCGCTCGATACCTTTCATCGCGGCTATGAGACGGAAGAGATCTTCCATGAGGAAGATCCGCTGCGCGTGCTGAAACGGTTGGAGGCCGAGGGATGGATGAAGCATCTCGCCCCGACGTTGAGCGCTGCAAAGGCAAATGTACCGGAGCTGGAAAAGCTGCGGGCGAGCCACACGCAGTTGCAGCTGCAGGGCATTCATCCTGAGGGTTCGGTGGCTAACTTCTCGTTGTTGACAGCGAAGATGGCCCCCAAGGAAGTTTCTGCGCTGAAGAAGAGCTTCCCTCGGCAGGGTTTTGTGGGTGAGATCGAGGCGCTGGAGGGCGAGGCCAAGGAGTTTATCGCGCAGTTTTCAGGCAAGGGAGCGGCGCTGCCTTCGCAGGCATGGAAGCTGCTTTACTCGTCCAAGCCAGAGGCGATCCTGTGGGCGGCCCATACTGCCAAGGCCCCAGCGGTGAAGGCGAAGTTCGAGAGCTTCTATAAAGAGTGGCCGCAGGCGAAGCAGAAGCTGCCCCACACGTTGATGCAGGAGATGAGGATCGTTCCGGGCGTTCCTCGATACGAGGAGCTGCTGGACAAACTGTTCTTCGAGCTGATGGATGAGAAGCTGGGGACGGTGGAAGAGATGAAGGCTTACCTCGAGCCTTACTCGCCTCCTGCGCCTCCGCCGCCGGTGCACCTGCGCCGGGCGCGCGTGGCGAAGAAAGAAGCCAAGCCCGCGAAGAGCCGCAAGAAGGCTGTGGCGGCTGAGGGCGCTGAGGGAGTTGCAGAGTTGGAGGCTTCGGCGGAGACTCCGGTAGTGGCTGCGGCCAAGCCGGTAAAGGTCGCTGCTGCAAAGGCAGCTGCCCCGGCGAAGAAGGCTGCTCCGGTGAAAGTAGTGGCGAAGAAAGCTGCTGCACCAGCGAAGAAGACTGCGGCTCCGGTGAAGAAGGCTGCTCCGGTAAAGAAGGTGGTGGTCAAGGCTCCTGCCAAAAAGTCTGTCGCGAAAAAGCCTGCTGCTCCGGTGAAGAAGGTGGCAGCCAAGAAGCCAGCGGCAAAAAAGGCTGCCCCTAAAAAGGCTCCTGCTAAGGCTGTAGCGAAGAAGGCTCCAGTAAAGGTCGTTGCAAAGGCAGCGGCGAAGAAAACTGTGCCGGTAAAGAAGGCTCCTCCAGCGAAGAAGAAACGGTAG
- a CDS encoding copper resistance protein CopC, with the protein MKRTVFGAILTCALLSAAPAFAQGCTQCRDNTATTPPATQRAYRHAIILMAGAGCGLFIATLVLLKRQN; encoded by the coding sequence ATGAAGCGCACAGTATTCGGTGCGATTCTCACCTGCGCGCTTCTAAGCGCCGCTCCTGCTTTCGCGCAGGGCTGCACCCAATGCCGCGACAACACCGCCACCACGCCGCCAGCCACCCAGCGAGCCTATCGCCACGCCATCATCCTCATGGCAGGCGCAGGCTGCGGCCTCTTCATCGCCACGCTCGTTCTACTCAAACGGCAAAACTAA
- a CDS encoding cytochrome c oxidase subunit 3 has protein sequence MPTTITPTSTEPKPRRHLEDHDHGSGRRPPTDKRTGGGGDNDNWNDRPNGRRGPRERLVRYRMGIFFALASDLMFFVAIVSTFFVSQNTGHFDAYNNYVNEWSPTLIPPILWLNTVVLILSSITMETARRRMFHEVDVMDEWLGLGKPITRAAIPWVAATVVLGIVFLIGQWIAWTQLAVQHVFFLSNPSSHFFYLITGVHGIHLILGIFGLVAALIGLYASHSLETRQIMVDCASWYWHSMGLFWLFLFTLLVFFQ, from the coding sequence ATGCCAACAACCATCACGCCGACCAGTACCGAACCGAAGCCGAGGCGCCACCTCGAAGACCACGACCACGGTTCAGGCCGCAGACCGCCAACCGACAAGCGCACCGGCGGCGGAGGCGATAACGATAACTGGAATGACCGTCCCAACGGTCGTCGCGGCCCGCGCGAGCGCCTCGTCCGCTACCGCATGGGCATCTTCTTCGCCCTCGCCAGCGACCTGATGTTCTTCGTCGCCATCGTCAGTACCTTTTTCGTCAGCCAAAACACCGGGCACTTCGACGCCTACAACAACTACGTCAACGAGTGGTCTCCGACCCTTATTCCGCCCATCCTCTGGCTCAACACCGTCGTCCTCATCCTCAGCTCCATCACCATGGAGACCGCACGCCGCCGCATGTTCCACGAAGTCGACGTCATGGACGAGTGGCTCGGCCTGGGCAAGCCGATCACCCGCGCCGCAATCCCCTGGGTCGCAGCGACCGTCGTTCTGGGCATCGTCTTTCTCATCGGCCAGTGGATCGCCTGGACGCAGCTCGCCGTGCAACACGTCTTCTTCCTCTCCAACCCCAGCAGCCACTTCTTTTACCTGATCACCGGGGTCCACGGAATCCACCTCATCCTCGGCATCTTCGGCCTCGTCGCCGCACTGATCGGCCTCTACGCCTCGCACTCGCTCGAAACCCGGCAGATCATGGTCGACTGCGCCTCGTGGTACTGGCACTCCATGGGGCTCTTCTGGCTCTTCCTCTTCACTCTGCTGGTCTTCTTCCAATGA
- a CDS encoding cytochrome c oxidase subunit I, whose protein sequence is MAHRKTKGGATVSFRRYLFSTNHRVIGVQYLVLALVSVTIGTLLSLLMRIHLVWPDYIVPFHGPILPEDYLALVTIHGTIMLFFVLTTAPQSGFGNLILPSQIGARRMAFPVANAISFWLTATALLILLSSTFVPGGSAISGWTAYPPFSAIASAGPGQGFGMDMWLASIAVFAIAGTIGAINTLVTIIKLRCEGMTWDRIPLTVWGWFTAALLSVIAFSVLLAALLLLFCDRHAGTSFFVPTGDLVNGVIHAAGHPGNGSPLLWLHLFWFFGHPEVYIAILPGMGLTSMLLANFSRRRVFAYRMMIFTTLLIGFLGILLWGHHMFVAGLNPYAASAFAVSTMAIAIPASAKVLSWLVTVWRSRPRYTTAMLFSLGFVSLFITGGLTGPVLAQPILDEYLHNTFFVVAHFHLIMAMAGIFGLFAATYYWFPLMSGRFMSERLGRLHFWTTIVGAYATFLPMHLTGLMGEPRHYAQLIGVPNAAGHLLAGTLPLNRFITWSAIFLATAQLLFFANLIHSLYRGKIAPPNPWQATTLEWHPALHPNAPFETSDGRIVVYRQPCEYLATAGEELILPQWRSDGIPNIKPE, encoded by the coding sequence GTGGCTCACCGCAAAACAAAAGGCGGTGCAACGGTGAGCTTTCGTCGCTACCTCTTCAGCACCAACCATCGCGTCATCGGCGTTCAATATCTTGTACTCGCACTGGTCTCCGTCACCATCGGCACGCTGCTCTCATTGTTGATGCGCATCCATCTCGTCTGGCCCGATTACATCGTTCCCTTTCACGGCCCCATCCTGCCCGAAGACTATCTCGCGCTGGTCACGATTCACGGCACCATCATGCTCTTCTTCGTGCTCACGACTGCGCCGCAGTCGGGCTTTGGCAATCTCATCCTTCCATCACAGATCGGCGCTCGCCGCATGGCGTTTCCGGTCGCCAACGCCATAAGCTTCTGGCTCACCGCCACCGCCCTCCTCATCCTGCTCAGCTCCACCTTCGTTCCCGGCGGCAGCGCCATCTCCGGCTGGACAGCCTATCCGCCCTTCAGCGCCATAGCCAGCGCGGGGCCCGGGCAAGGCTTCGGCATGGACATGTGGCTGGCCAGCATCGCCGTCTTTGCCATCGCCGGGACCATCGGCGCCATCAACACTCTCGTCACCATCATCAAGCTACGCTGCGAAGGCATGACGTGGGACCGCATCCCGCTGACCGTCTGGGGATGGTTCACCGCCGCCCTGCTTAGCGTCATTGCTTTCTCGGTATTGCTGGCCGCGCTGCTGCTCCTGTTCTGCGATCGCCACGCCGGAACCAGCTTCTTCGTACCCACAGGCGATCTCGTCAACGGAGTGATCCACGCCGCCGGACATCCCGGCAACGGCTCGCCGCTGCTGTGGCTTCATCTCTTCTGGTTCTTCGGACACCCCGAGGTCTACATCGCCATCCTCCCCGGCATGGGTCTGACGTCGATGCTGCTGGCAAACTTCAGCCGCCGCCGCGTCTTTGCCTACCGCATGATGATCTTCACCACGCTGCTCATCGGCTTTCTCGGCATACTGCTCTGGGGACACCACATGTTCGTCGCCGGACTGAATCCCTACGCTGCCTCGGCCTTCGCCGTCTCCACCATGGCCATCGCGATTCCCGCCTCGGCCAAAGTTCTAAGCTGGCTGGTAACCGTCTGGCGCAGCCGCCCGCGCTACACCACGGCGATGCTCTTCTCGCTGGGCTTCGTCTCGCTCTTCATCACCGGAGGCCTTACCGGCCCCGTACTCGCCCAGCCCATCCTCGACGAGTACCTGCACAACACCTTCTTCGTCGTCGCTCACTTCCACCTCATCATGGCCATGGCAGGAATCTTTGGCCTCTTCGCCGCGACCTACTACTGGTTCCCCTTAATGTCCGGCCGCTTCATGTCCGAACGCCTCGGCCGCCTCCACTTCTGGACAACCATCGTCGGAGCCTACGCCACCTTCCTGCCCATGCACCTCACCGGGCTGATGGGCGAGCCCCGCCACTACGCCCAACTCATCGGCGTTCCCAACGCTGCTGGACACCTGCTCGCCGGAACGCTGCCCCTCAATCGCTTCATCACCTGGTCGGCGATCTTCCTGGCCACGGCCCAGCTCCTCTTCTTCGCCAACCTCATTCACAGTCTCTACCGCGGCAAAATAGCCCCGCCAAATCCCTGGCAGGCCACCACCCTCGAATGGCACCCCGCCCTGCATCCCAACGCCCCCTTTGAAACGTCTGATGGACGGATCGTCGTCTATCGCCAACCCTGCGAGTACCTGGCTACGGCTGGCGAAGAATTAATTCTTCCGCAATGGAGAAGTGATGGCATCCCGAACATCAAACCGGAGTAA
- a CDS encoding cytochrome C oxidase subunit II codes for MIPFSIQLGTFALSLATWGLPFDASTHGPAVDRHLLLNLWIILGLAALAHLILLVGLIARRRAEATSWHVEYLPLAALAILFAFLTIRAERLWAAARYTGADLSALQVQVVGEQFAWYFRYPGTDYTFGVTKPQLVDAGAGNPLGIDPADNHGADDIVTSELVLPANREVDLRINSLDVIHGFSVPEMRLKQNAVPGMTIHIHFTPKVPGTYAILCTQVCGMGHYRMNANLRVLPAEKFAAWLTAKQKAVQR; via the coding sequence GTGATCCCCTTCTCGATCCAGCTCGGCACGTTCGCGCTCTCGCTGGCAACATGGGGACTTCCCTTCGACGCCAGCACCCATGGCCCGGCTGTCGATCGCCATCTGCTGCTCAATCTCTGGATCATCCTCGGCCTGGCAGCACTCGCACACCTCATCCTCCTCGTCGGCCTCATCGCCCGCCGCCGCGCCGAGGCCACAAGCTGGCACGTCGAATATCTTCCTCTCGCTGCACTGGCCATTCTCTTCGCCTTCCTCACCATCCGCGCCGAACGCCTCTGGGCCGCCGCGCGATATACCGGCGCAGACCTCTCTGCGCTGCAGGTACAGGTAGTCGGCGAACAGTTCGCGTGGTACTTCCGCTACCCTGGCACGGACTACACCTTCGGAGTCACCAAACCGCAGCTCGTCGACGCAGGCGCAGGCAATCCATTAGGCATCGACCCAGCCGACAATCACGGCGCAGATGATATCGTCACCTCCGAGCTTGTACTGCCTGCAAACCGCGAGGTCGATCTCCGCATCAACTCGCTCGACGTCATCCACGGCTTCTCCGTTCCCGAGATGCGGCTCAAGCAAAACGCCGTCCCCGGCATGACCATCCACATCCACTTCACGCCCAAGGTACCGGGAACTTACGCCATCCTCTGCACTCAGGTCTGCGGCATGGGACACTACCGCATGAACGCCAACCTGCGCGTGCTGCCCGCTGAGAAGTTCGCCGCGTGGCTCACCGCAAAACAAAAGGCGGTGCAACGGTGA